The proteins below come from a single Caulobacter flavus genomic window:
- a CDS encoding DUF1244 domain-containing protein: MTVEIDDRLAAAAFRRLVEHLRMRTDAPNVDLMGLAGFCRNCLADWVSEASEGAVDRDQARETIYGMPQSEWKARHQAPATPDQLARMEASVTLNKTLRGEKG; encoded by the coding sequence ATGACTGTCGAGATCGACGACCGCCTCGCCGCCGCCGCCTTCCGCCGCCTGGTCGAGCATCTACGGATGCGCACCGACGCCCCGAACGTCGACCTGATGGGTCTGGCCGGCTTCTGCCGCAACTGCCTGGCCGACTGGGTCAGCGAAGCCTCCGAGGGCGCCGTCGACCGCGACCAGGCGCGGGAAACGATCTACGGCATGCCCCAGTCCGAGTGGAAGGCCCGGCACCAGGCGCCGGCCACGCCGGACCAACTGGCCCGGATGGAGGCCAGCGTGACGCTGAACAAGACGCTGCGGGGCGAGAAGGGCTAG
- a CDS encoding ROK family transcriptional regulator, with protein MSQSPKSPARKTSQAGPSLSGTNLERAGDYNQRVTLQSIRIGGAKTKPEIAALTGLTVPAITNITKRLLDDGLIVEAGKLHGGRGQPAMTLAVNPDGCFSIGLNIDRDHVTILLLDFAGQVRARSTWEVAFAGPDAVAEFFETNWKTFLKTKGVEAERIIGVGVAMPDDMARVGLPHRPAEYGAWNTTDVRQLLSRRHDLPVTVENDAAAAALGELHFGHGMNAPSFFYVLVTSGLGGGLVVEGEYFRGAQGRSGELGFLPVTSPRIDVATLQEAVSLSALAQFLENNGFSIAGPGDLETLPQKGLDAVEAWIDLAADLLTGPMVAVSCLINPQAVYIGGRLPESLVDRLAAALETKLSAVAGVPALAPVQRAALAADAPAMGAAILPIIERLLPSRAALQKT; from the coding sequence ATGAGCCAGTCGCCCAAAAGCCCCGCCCGCAAGACCTCGCAAGCCGGTCCGAGCCTGTCCGGCACGAATCTGGAGCGGGCCGGCGACTACAACCAGCGGGTCACTCTGCAGTCGATCCGCATCGGCGGCGCCAAGACCAAGCCCGAGATCGCGGCCCTGACCGGCCTGACCGTTCCGGCCATCACCAACATCACCAAGCGCCTGCTGGACGACGGACTGATCGTCGAGGCCGGCAAGCTGCACGGCGGACGCGGCCAGCCGGCCATGACCCTGGCGGTCAATCCCGACGGCTGCTTCTCGATCGGCCTGAACATCGACCGCGACCACGTCACCATCCTGCTGCTCGACTTCGCCGGCCAGGTGCGGGCCCGCTCGACCTGGGAAGTGGCCTTCGCCGGTCCCGACGCCGTGGCGGAGTTCTTCGAGACCAACTGGAAGACCTTCCTCAAGACCAAGGGCGTCGAGGCCGAGCGGATCATCGGCGTCGGCGTGGCCATGCCCGACGACATGGCCCGGGTCGGCCTTCCGCACCGCCCGGCCGAGTACGGCGCCTGGAACACCACCGACGTGCGCCAACTGCTGTCGCGTCGCCACGACCTGCCGGTGACCGTCGAGAACGACGCGGCCGCCGCCGCGCTGGGCGAGCTGCACTTCGGTCACGGCATGAACGCGCCCAGCTTCTTCTACGTGCTGGTCACCTCGGGCCTGGGCGGCGGCCTGGTGGTCGAGGGCGAATACTTCCGCGGCGCCCAGGGACGGAGCGGCGAGCTGGGCTTCCTGCCGGTGACCTCGCCGCGCATAGACGTGGCCACACTGCAGGAAGCGGTGTCGCTGTCGGCCCTGGCCCAGTTCCTGGAGAACAACGGCTTCTCCATCGCCGGGCCCGGCGACCTGGAGACCCTGCCGCAGAAGGGCCTGGATGCCGTCGAGGCCTGGATCGATTTGGCCGCCGACCTGCTGACCGGACCGATGGTGGCCGTCAGTTGCCTGATCAATCCGCAGGCCGTCTACATCGGCGGCCGCCTGCCCGAAAGCCTCGTCGACCGCCTCGCCGCGGCGCTGGAGACCAAGCTTTCGGCCGTCGCGGGCGTGCCCGCCCTCGCCCCTGTCCAGCGCGCGGCCCTGGCCGCCGACGCGCCGGCCATGGGCGCGGCGATCCTGCCGATCATCGAGCGCCTGCTGCCCTCGCGGGCGGCCCTGCAGAAGACCTGA
- a CDS encoding cellulase family glycosylhydrolase, whose translation MGNAIWTVAVGVALASVLAAAPAFAGFSVRDGRLVDACGEAFVARGVNLPHAWKPRATGKAIRQSAALGANAVRIVLSDGTRWRRTSPQAVRKILVQARRARQVVILEVHDTTGYGLEPEAAHIGSALAYWAKLEPVLRGQEDLVLVNIGNEPTAGATTPEQWLEAHRTAIIALRALGLRHTLVVDAHDYGQDRSGTMRDRAAQLFAADPLRNVVFDVHMYEAYGEAQAVERYLRAFETARLPLIVGEFGPDHRGQPVDEEAIFRLAGAMGVGYLGWSWSGNAQEVANLDLVERFDGRRLTPWGERFFYGPGGVRQTSRRSRVFSGCR comes from the coding sequence ATGGGGAACGCCATTTGGACTGTGGCCGTGGGGGTGGCGCTGGCGTCCGTGCTGGCCGCCGCGCCCGCCTTCGCCGGCTTTTCGGTGCGCGACGGCCGCCTGGTCGACGCCTGCGGCGAGGCCTTCGTGGCCCGCGGGGTCAACCTGCCTCATGCCTGGAAGCCGCGCGCCACGGGCAAGGCCATTCGGCAGTCGGCGGCCCTGGGCGCCAACGCCGTCCGCATCGTGCTGAGCGACGGGACGCGCTGGCGGCGCACATCGCCCCAGGCCGTGCGCAAGATCCTCGTCCAGGCCCGCCGCGCCCGCCAGGTCGTCATCCTCGAGGTGCACGACACCACCGGGTACGGCCTGGAGCCCGAGGCGGCGCACATCGGCTCGGCGCTGGCCTACTGGGCGAAGCTCGAACCCGTCCTGCGGGGCCAGGAGGACCTCGTCCTCGTCAACATCGGCAACGAGCCGACGGCGGGCGCGACGACCCCTGAACAGTGGCTGGAGGCCCATCGCACGGCCATCATCGCGTTGCGCGCCCTGGGGCTGCGCCATACCCTGGTGGTCGACGCCCACGACTACGGCCAGGATCGCTCGGGGACCATGCGCGACCGGGCGGCCCAGCTGTTCGCCGCCGACCCGCTGCGCAACGTCGTCTTCGACGTGCACATGTACGAGGCCTACGGCGAGGCCCAGGCCGTCGAGCGCTATCTGCGGGCCTTCGAGACCGCGCGCCTGCCGCTGATCGTCGGCGAGTTCGGACCCGATCATCGCGGGCAGCCGGTCGACGAGGAGGCGATCTTCCGCCTCGCCGGCGCCATGGGCGTCGGCTATCTCGGCTGGTCCTGGTCGGGCAACGCGCAGGAGGTCGCCAACCTCGACCTCGTCGAGCGCTTCGACGGACGCAGGCTGACGCCCTGGGGCGAGCGCTTCTTCTATGGGCCGGGCGGCGTGCGCCAGACCAGCCGGCGCTCGCGCGTCTTTTCCGGCTGCCGCTAG
- a CDS encoding cupin-like domain-containing protein → MKEIRESTATSPEALATLTAAAEPVVIRGLVSHWPVVAAGRAGHAALFDYLSRFDADQSVATVFAPAEAGGRFFYAGDDLAGMNFKGGRARLRKTFDFLAQHANDAEQTALAAQSAPAWNALPGFAEDNPLPLLGPEVEPRVWIGNRVIVAAHHDPFENIACVVAGRRRFTLFPPDQVENLYMGPFERTPAGATISLVSFEDPDLERFPRFAKALETAQTTELEPGDAIYVPYLWWHHVRSLETVNMLVNYWWNPPNQGRGLARDAFMHAMLTLRALPAAHRQAWKAMFDHYVFRTEGDANAHLPPAARGILGDLDETAARELLSILSRVLAESAAAKRG, encoded by the coding sequence GTGAAGGAAATCCGCGAATCCACGGCGACCTCGCCCGAGGCGCTGGCCACCCTGACGGCCGCCGCGGAACCCGTCGTCATCCGGGGCCTCGTCTCGCATTGGCCCGTGGTCGCGGCCGGTCGCGCCGGTCACGCGGCGCTGTTCGACTATCTGTCGCGGTTCGACGCCGACCAGTCGGTGGCCACCGTCTTCGCCCCGGCCGAGGCCGGCGGGCGGTTCTTCTACGCGGGCGACGATCTGGCGGGCATGAACTTCAAGGGCGGACGCGCCAGGCTGCGGAAGACCTTCGACTTCCTGGCGCAGCACGCGAACGACGCCGAGCAGACGGCGCTGGCCGCCCAGTCGGCGCCGGCCTGGAACGCCCTCCCCGGCTTCGCCGAGGACAACCCCCTGCCCCTTCTGGGCCCAGAGGTCGAGCCGCGCGTCTGGATCGGCAACCGGGTGATCGTCGCCGCCCACCATGATCCGTTCGAGAACATCGCCTGCGTGGTCGCCGGCCGCCGCCGCTTCACCCTCTTCCCGCCCGACCAGGTGGAGAACCTCTACATGGGTCCGTTCGAGCGGACGCCAGCGGGCGCCACCATCAGCCTGGTGTCGTTCGAGGACCCCGACCTCGAACGCTTTCCCCGCTTCGCCAAGGCGCTCGAGACAGCCCAGACCACGGAACTGGAGCCCGGCGACGCGATCTACGTGCCCTACCTGTGGTGGCACCACGTCCGCTCGCTGGAGACGGTCAACATGCTGGTGAACTACTGGTGGAATCCGCCCAACCAGGGCCGTGGCCTGGCGCGCGACGCCTTCATGCACGCCATGCTGACCCTGCGGGCCCTTCCCGCCGCCCACCGCCAGGCCTGGAAGGCGATGTTCGACCACTACGTCTTCCGCACCGAAGGCGACGCCAACGCGCATCTGCCGCCGGCGGCGCGGGGCATCCTAGGCGATCTCGACGAGACCGCGGCCAGGGAATTGCTGTCGATCCTGTCGCGCGTGCTGGCCGAATCCGCCGCCGCCAAGCGCGGCTAG
- a CDS encoding TonB-dependent receptor translates to MRTKRIRTSGWMGCASIAALLSAAPALAQETVSTAPAASQASPSDVLADNQVDTVIVTGQRAALKSAQQIKRGADTIVDSITASDIGSFPDKSVAEALQRVPGVTVNRYASTSDTTHFSAEPSGVIVRGLSQVRSEFNGRDTFSANSSRGLSWGDVSPELMGGVDTYKNQTAELIEGGIAGTVDLKTRLPFDSAGRVIGITTSLNYGTLSEQVTPEVSAIYANRWQTEIGEFGLMVNGAHSELNTISESSQFGRMGIFKDVTMFGGGTKYIPAWYRLAHTEFDRTRNGVAAAGQWRDNDHKFLATVQFNKSSYENIWHERSVQGSAFSLYNRGPHFEITNADANTYVLPAPGTTFKFDEEGNFESGIMTSPLGWVGNTTSASNDWAGYLIGQTSTGQPVIEPCYGWTGRTDCAPEQRGGELSATTRYNYNKQTTQDLAFNLKWDPTDRLRVNFDVQKVKAKLSNYDADVGLVSYANLNIDATGDHPVMTVLPGTNINYAPGGLANPNAWRFNNVNNHLERSEGDQFAARIDVQYDLGDGWLDSLKVGARHADREQTVRWSVYNWGGIANAWGCDQGGGGVNSTDYLWYNVDRTAPAANVNGDCAAGNPTTTFSGWDRNLPDVRSFNEIFGGDVLKSGMLTFASMDFVKDLEKFQKAFGYSNTGVGSSRWEAVCYRPGETNCFLPQEIADVSEKTNAAYVMLKFGGRDHTIGGFGVSGNIGVRYVGTTNESAGSLIHADFGKIDPRVCEPRNRPLGPDGMPVTGPYVPQSLWCYLSADDKAFTDGLATSSNVRQKHHNWLPSFNLKIDLSDEWQLRLAASRAMSRPDIGYLKNYVQVNMAGPDMSNVNDPLWIKDSAGNITGVNIRYTAESYNPYLKPMTADQIDISLEHYFAEVGSFSVALFYKKFNDYIQYGGFNQDVTVNGVTRTVLTRGPINGDGAKIRGAEVAYQRYFDFLPAPFDGLGIQANFTYVENKGIANANLSNASGGGGSNTSGGGLSQADGAVQVDSLEGLSKYAYNLVGMYEKGRWAVRAAYNWRSKYLLTAMDCCLAFPIWQDDAGYLDASIRYRASDNLEISLQGSNLLNTESVLKQQVNDAADGRLLKDNAWNRTDKRYLLTFRFKY, encoded by the coding sequence ATGAGAACCAAGCGGATCCGCACGTCCGGATGGATGGGTTGCGCTTCGATCGCGGCCCTGCTGAGCGCGGCGCCGGCCCTGGCGCAGGAGACGGTGTCGACCGCTCCGGCCGCCTCGCAGGCCTCGCCGTCGGACGTGCTCGCCGACAACCAGGTGGATACGGTGATCGTCACCGGCCAGCGCGCGGCGCTGAAGTCGGCCCAGCAGATCAAGCGCGGCGCCGACACCATCGTCGACTCCATCACCGCTTCCGACATCGGCTCGTTCCCCGACAAGTCGGTCGCCGAGGCCCTGCAGCGCGTGCCGGGCGTCACGGTCAACCGCTACGCCTCGACCAGCGACACCACCCACTTCTCGGCCGAGCCGTCGGGCGTCATCGTGCGCGGCCTGTCGCAGGTTCGCTCGGAGTTCAACGGCCGCGACACCTTCAGCGCCAACTCGTCGCGCGGCCTGTCGTGGGGCGACGTCTCGCCCGAGCTGATGGGCGGGGTCGACACATACAAGAACCAGACCGCCGAACTGATCGAGGGCGGCATCGCCGGCACGGTCGACCTGAAGACCCGTCTGCCGTTCGACAGCGCTGGCAGGGTGATTGGCATCACCACCTCGCTGAACTACGGCACCCTGTCCGAGCAGGTGACGCCGGAGGTCTCGGCGATCTACGCCAACCGCTGGCAGACCGAGATCGGCGAGTTCGGCCTGATGGTGAACGGCGCTCACTCCGAGCTGAACACCATCTCCGAAAGCTCGCAGTTCGGCCGCATGGGCATCTTCAAGGATGTCACCATGTTCGGCGGCGGAACCAAGTACATCCCCGCCTGGTACCGGCTGGCCCACACCGAGTTCGACCGCACCCGCAACGGCGTCGCCGCCGCCGGCCAGTGGCGCGACAATGATCACAAGTTCCTGGCCACGGTGCAGTTCAACAAGTCCAGCTACGAGAACATCTGGCACGAGCGCTCGGTGCAGGGCAGCGCCTTCAGCCTCTACAACCGCGGCCCGCACTTCGAGATCACCAACGCCGACGCCAACACCTACGTGCTGCCGGCGCCGGGCACGACCTTCAAGTTCGACGAAGAGGGCAACTTCGAGAGCGGAATCATGACCTCGCCGTTGGGCTGGGTCGGCAACACCACCTCGGCCAGCAACGACTGGGCCGGCTACCTGATCGGGCAGACCTCGACGGGCCAGCCTGTCATCGAGCCCTGCTACGGCTGGACCGGTCGCACTGACTGCGCGCCCGAGCAGCGTGGCGGCGAACTGTCTGCGACCACCCGCTACAACTACAACAAGCAGACCACCCAGGATCTGGCCTTCAATCTGAAGTGGGATCCGACCGATCGGCTGCGCGTCAACTTCGACGTCCAGAAGGTGAAGGCCAAGCTGTCGAACTACGACGCCGACGTCGGCCTGGTCTCATACGCCAACCTCAACATCGACGCGACCGGCGACCACCCGGTGATGACCGTGCTGCCGGGCACCAACATCAACTACGCTCCCGGCGGCCTGGCCAATCCGAACGCCTGGCGGTTCAACAACGTCAACAACCACCTGGAACGCAGCGAGGGCGATCAGTTCGCCGCGCGGATCGACGTGCAGTACGACCTGGGCGACGGCTGGCTGGACTCTCTGAAGGTGGGCGCGCGCCACGCCGACCGGGAGCAGACCGTCCGCTGGAGCGTCTACAACTGGGGCGGCATCGCCAACGCCTGGGGCTGCGACCAGGGCGGGGGCGGCGTCAACAGCACCGACTACCTCTGGTACAACGTCGACCGCACGGCGCCGGCGGCCAACGTCAATGGCGACTGCGCCGCCGGCAACCCCACGACCACCTTCAGCGGCTGGGACCGCAATCTGCCGGACGTGCGCTCGTTCAACGAGATCTTCGGCGGCGACGTCCTGAAGTCGGGCATGCTGACCTTCGCCAGCATGGACTTCGTCAAGGACCTGGAGAAGTTCCAGAAGGCCTTCGGCTACTCCAACACCGGTGTCGGCTCGTCGCGCTGGGAGGCCGTCTGCTATCGTCCGGGCGAGACCAACTGCTTCCTGCCGCAGGAAATCGCCGACGTTTCCGAGAAGACCAATGCGGCCTACGTCATGCTGAAGTTCGGCGGCCGCGACCACACGATCGGCGGCTTCGGCGTCAGCGGCAATATCGGCGTGCGCTACGTCGGCACCACCAACGAGAGCGCCGGTTCGCTGATCCACGCCGACTTCGGCAAGATCGATCCGCGGGTCTGCGAGCCACGCAATCGCCCCCTCGGTCCGGACGGCATGCCGGTTACCGGCCCCTACGTGCCCCAGAGCCTGTGGTGCTACCTGTCGGCTGACGACAAGGCCTTCACCGACGGTCTGGCGACCTCCAGCAACGTCCGGCAGAAGCACCACAACTGGCTGCCCAGCTTCAACCTGAAGATCGACCTGAGCGACGAGTGGCAGCTGCGCCTGGCGGCGTCGCGCGCCATGTCGCGCCCCGACATCGGCTACCTGAAGAACTACGTTCAGGTGAACATGGCCGGTCCCGACATGAGCAACGTCAATGATCCGCTCTGGATCAAGGACAGCGCGGGCAACATCACCGGCGTCAACATCCGCTACACGGCGGAGTCCTACAATCCGTACCTGAAGCCGATGACGGCCGATCAGATCGACATCAGCCTGGAGCACTATTTCGCCGAGGTGGGGTCGTTCTCGGTGGCGCTCTTCTACAAGAAGTTCAACGACTACATCCAGTACGGCGGCTTCAACCAGGACGTCACGGTCAACGGCGTCACCCGTACCGTGCTGACGCGTGGTCCGATCAACGGCGACGGGGCCAAGATCCGCGGCGCCGAAGTGGCCTACCAGCGCTACTTCGACTTCCTGCCCGCGCCGTTCGACGGTCTCGGGATCCAGGCCAACTTCACCTATGTCGAGAACAAGGGCATCGCGAACGCCAACCTGAGCAACGCCTCGGGCGGCGGCGGCTCCAACACCAGCGGCGGCGGCCTCAGTCAGGCCGACGGGGCGGTGCAGGTCGACTCGCTGGAGGGTCTTTCGAAGTACGCCTACAACCTCGTGGGCATGTACGAGAAAGGCCGTTGGGCGGTTCGCGCCGCCTACAACTGGCGTTCGAAGTACCTGCTGACGGCCATGGATTGCTGCCTGGCCTTCCCGATCTGGCAGGACGACGCCGGCTATCTCGACGCCTCGATCCGCTATCGGGCCAGCGACAACCTGGAGATCAGCCTGCAGGGCAGCAACCTGCTGAACACCGAGTCCGTGCTGAAGCAGCAGGTCAACGACGCCGCCGACGGCCGGCTCCTCAAGGACAACGCCTGGAACCGCACCGACAAGCGTTACCTGTTGACGTTCCGCTTCAAGTACTGA
- a CDS encoding tryptophan halogenase family protein: METSAPLDIVIVGGGTAGWMVGTALVSGLRPHQARVRLVESDEIATVGVGEATIPAMRDYNRFVGIDEVEMMRETNGTFKLGIEFLDWGFKGSSYHHPFGVHGAGIGGAGFHHHWNRARLAGHDLDIEQFSYAIAAARADRFEFPNPDPDKIDSTYSYAYHFDASLYARYLRKVAEGRGLKRTEGKVVDVTRDPLSGDVASITLASGEVVKGDFFVDCTGFRGLLIGQTLDSPFEEWTDWLPCDRAWAVPCARADRFTPFTRSTAREAGWQWRIPLQHRTGNGYVYSSRYISDDEAAATLMANLDGEALAEPRQVRFKAGRRTASWTRNVMAAGLASGFLEPLESTSIYLIQVAVMNLLKLFPGKRVEPALVEEFNRRVDMEYDRVRDFLILHYHANTRTDGELWKHCREMEIPESLKHKLELFRHRGVAPNYHDGLFALPSWISVLLGQGVLPGGYDRLVDNVPLAQALAEMERQRSAITRRMPAMPTHADFVARHCAISERAVAEAVA; encoded by the coding sequence ATGGAAACAAGCGCGCCCCTGGATATCGTCATCGTCGGCGGCGGCACGGCCGGCTGGATGGTGGGGACGGCGCTGGTCAGCGGGCTTCGTCCGCATCAGGCGCGGGTTCGCCTGGTGGAGTCCGACGAGATCGCCACGGTCGGCGTCGGCGAGGCCACGATCCCGGCCATGCGCGACTACAACCGCTTCGTCGGCATCGACGAGGTCGAGATGATGCGCGAGACGAACGGCACGTTCAAACTCGGCATCGAGTTCCTCGACTGGGGCTTCAAGGGCTCGTCCTACCACCACCCCTTCGGCGTGCACGGCGCGGGCATCGGCGGCGCGGGCTTTCACCATCACTGGAACCGGGCGCGCCTGGCGGGGCACGACCTCGATATCGAGCAATTCTCCTACGCCATCGCCGCGGCGCGGGCCGATCGGTTCGAGTTTCCCAATCCCGATCCCGACAAGATCGATTCCACCTACAGCTACGCCTACCACTTCGACGCCAGCCTCTATGCCAGGTACCTGCGCAAGGTGGCCGAGGGGCGGGGGCTGAAGCGCACCGAGGGCAAGGTCGTCGACGTCACGCGTGATCCGCTCTCGGGCGACGTGGCCTCGATCACCCTGGCCTCGGGCGAGGTGGTCAAGGGCGACTTCTTCGTCGACTGCACGGGGTTCCGCGGCCTGCTGATCGGCCAGACCCTGGACAGTCCGTTCGAGGAATGGACCGACTGGCTGCCTTGCGACCGGGCATGGGCCGTGCCCTGCGCCCGCGCGGACCGCTTCACGCCATTCACGCGCTCGACCGCGCGGGAGGCCGGCTGGCAGTGGCGTATCCCTCTGCAGCACCGCACGGGAAACGGTTACGTCTATTCCAGCCGCTACATCAGCGACGACGAGGCGGCCGCCACCCTGATGGCCAATCTCGACGGCGAAGCCCTGGCCGAACCGCGCCAGGTCCGCTTCAAGGCCGGACGGCGCACCGCGTCCTGGACGCGCAACGTCATGGCCGCGGGTCTGGCGAGCGGTTTCCTGGAGCCGCTGGAGTCGACCAGCATCTACCTGATCCAGGTGGCGGTGATGAACCTGCTCAAGCTCTTCCCGGGCAAGCGGGTCGAGCCGGCCCTGGTCGAGGAATTCAATCGCCGGGTCGACATGGAATACGACCGGGTGCGCGACTTCCTGATCCTGCACTACCACGCCAACACCCGGACCGACGGCGAGCTCTGGAAGCACTGCCGCGAGATGGAGATCCCCGAGAGCCTGAAGCACAAGCTCGAACTGTTCCGGCATCGCGGCGTCGCGCCGAACTACCACGACGGCCTGTTCGCCCTGCCGAGCTGGATCTCGGTGCTGCTTGGGCAAGGCGTACTGCCGGGCGGCTACGACCGCCTGGTCGACAATGTGCCGCTGGCCCAGGCCCTGGCCGAAATGGAGCGCCAGCGGTCGGCGATCACGCGGCGGATGCCGGCCATGCCGACGCACGCCGACTTCGTCGCCAGGCACTGCGCCATTTCCGAGCGTGCGGTCGCGGAGGCCGTGGCATGA
- a CDS encoding tryptophan 7-halogenase: protein MSRPVHTVVVVGAGAPLWLTALALRKAFGAGGLAVRAIETAPPALGLSHAGLPALGNLHQLLGLSEAELARRCGAVPSLGQRFAGFSGDGTSFLHPYDTHGHSVDYVDFVHHWVLARRRGLKTALEDFSLGAAAAKQGRIVEGDEPGRLSSPGVGLHVDATAYAALLRQRALADGVSIEQGAVTDVERTGERIDAVVTAGGARVAGDLFVDVGDGALIGQMPGAGFESWSAWLPFDRVLPLAGQRLGVLPAYAHVEAVYGGWVGLYPLQDRTAGLAVYDSAAIDAQAMVRQAKGVSSLGWRQGEAQFLKPGMQVRPWIGNCVALGPAAIALDPSDAAPLHALQAGLSHLVTLFPADVDGGPEARAYGAAMAAHGRSLRDFQAMHYHLSRRSGAPWEAARQAQPPADLAYKLRLFAARGVVPTREDEAFQPANWAACLIGHGVIPQAHDPLAEGVSEAEQIQIFQKILGRIAADVGRMRPLEVKLAALMQRPAAPGPAPLRFT, encoded by the coding sequence ATGAGCCGGCCCGTCCACACCGTCGTGGTCGTCGGCGCGGGGGCGCCGCTGTGGCTGACGGCCCTGGCCTTGCGGAAGGCCTTCGGGGCGGGAGGGCTTGCGGTGCGGGCCATCGAGACCGCGCCGCCGGCGCTGGGCCTGTCCCACGCCGGCCTGCCGGCCCTGGGCAACCTGCACCAGTTGCTTGGCCTGTCGGAGGCTGAACTGGCCCGGCGCTGCGGCGCCGTTCCGTCCCTGGGACAGAGGTTCGCCGGCTTTTCGGGCGACGGGACGTCCTTCCTGCACCCCTACGACACCCACGGTCACTCGGTCGACTATGTGGATTTCGTCCATCATTGGGTCCTGGCTCGCAGGCGAGGCCTGAAGACCGCGCTGGAGGATTTCTCGCTGGGCGCGGCGGCCGCCAAGCAGGGGCGCATCGTCGAGGGCGACGAGCCTGGCCGGCTGTCCTCTCCCGGCGTCGGCCTGCACGTCGACGCGACGGCCTACGCCGCGCTGCTGCGCCAGCGGGCTCTTGCGGACGGCGTCAGCATCGAGCAGGGCGCCGTGACCGACGTCGAGCGGACCGGCGAACGGATCGACGCGGTGGTGACGGCGGGCGGCGCGCGGGTCGCCGGCGACCTTTTCGTCGACGTGGGCGACGGCGCGTTGATCGGCCAGATGCCGGGCGCGGGCTTCGAGAGCTGGAGCGCCTGGCTGCCGTTCGATCGGGTGCTGCCGCTGGCCGGGCAACGCCTGGGGGTCTTGCCCGCCTATGCCCACGTCGAAGCCGTCTACGGCGGCTGGGTCGGGCTCTACCCCCTGCAGGACCGCACCGCTGGTCTGGCGGTCTACGACAGCGCGGCCATCGACGCCCAGGCCATGGTCCGCCAAGCTAAAGGTGTTTCGTCCCTCGGCTGGCGACAGGGCGAGGCGCAGTTCCTGAAACCCGGCATGCAGGTTCGGCCCTGGATCGGCAACTGCGTGGCGCTGGGGCCGGCCGCGATCGCGCTGGATCCCTCCGACGCCGCGCCGCTGCACGCCCTGCAGGCCGGACTGTCGCATCTGGTGACGCTGTTCCCGGCCGACGTCGACGGCGGTCCCGAGGCGCGGGCCTACGGCGCGGCGATGGCGGCGCATGGCCGGAGCCTGCGCGACTTCCAGGCCATGCACTATCACCTGAGCCGCCGAAGCGGCGCGCCGTGGGAGGCCGCGCGTCAGGCCCAGCCGCCGGCCGACCTGGCCTACAAGCTGCGCCTGTTCGCCGCCCGAGGAGTCGTGCCGACCCGCGAGGACGAGGCGTTCCAGCCCGCCAACTGGGCGGCCTGTCTCATCGGCCACGGCGTGATCCCCCAGGCGCACGACCCCCTGGCCGAAGGCGTCAGCGAGGCCGAGCAGATCCAGATCTTTCAGAAGATCCTGGGCCGCATCGCCGCCGATGTCGGACGCATGCGTCCCTTGGAGGTCAAGCTGGCCGCGCTGATGCAAAGGCCAGCGGCGCCGGGGCCCGCGCCCCTGCGGTTCACGTGA